Proteins encoded within one genomic window of Micromonospora halotolerans:
- a CDS encoding AtpZ/AtpI family protein, translating to MAGDQKPPSTGGPGDVPSGAGQGWTALSYLIGGMLVWGFVGWLVDRWLDTGGIATGIGIVLGMAGGIILVVRKLGTPQ from the coding sequence ATGGCCGGTGACCAGAAACCCCCCAGCACTGGCGGCCCGGGCGACGTTCCGTCCGGTGCCGGCCAGGGTTGGACCGCGCTCTCGTACCTCATCGGGGGCATGCTCGTCTGGGGCTTCGTCGGCTGGCTGGTCGACCGTTGGCTCGACACCGGCGGCATCGCCACCGGGATCGGGATCGTGCTCGGCATGGCCGGGGGAATCATCCTGGTCGTGCGCAAGCTCGGCACGCCTCAATAG
- the atpB gene encoding F0F1 ATP synthase subunit A, with translation MFGQANVLAQGQAEFPPSVEDFYLPSILPWGAHDSFWFTKITAMVWIAVGVLIIFFLASYRNPQLVPTKKQWFAESIYGFVRNNIAVDMIGHQGVRFAPYFTTLFCFVLLTNAFAIIPFFQISPNSHIAFPAFLAVISYVLFNWIGIRHHGFVKYFKNSLVPPAPWYILPLLIPIEFFSTFLVRPFSLAVRLFANMFAGHMLLLVFTLGGFAMLSANAWLAPVSVLSWAMTIALTFLEFLVICLQAYVFTVLTASYVQGALAEEH, from the coding sequence GTGTTCGGACAGGCGAACGTCCTGGCTCAGGGCCAGGCGGAATTCCCACCCAGCGTGGAGGACTTCTACCTGCCCAGCATCCTGCCCTGGGGTGCGCACGACTCGTTCTGGTTCACCAAGATCACTGCGATGGTCTGGATCGCCGTCGGCGTCCTGATCATCTTCTTCCTGGCCAGCTACCGGAACCCGCAGCTGGTGCCGACCAAGAAGCAGTGGTTCGCCGAGTCCATCTACGGCTTCGTCCGCAACAACATCGCGGTCGACATGATCGGGCACCAGGGCGTGCGCTTCGCGCCCTACTTCACGACGCTGTTCTGCTTCGTCCTGCTGACGAACGCGTTCGCGATCATCCCGTTCTTCCAGATCTCGCCGAACTCGCACATCGCCTTCCCGGCGTTCCTCGCCGTGATCAGCTACGTGCTGTTCAACTGGATCGGCATCCGGCACCACGGCTTCGTCAAGTACTTCAAGAACTCTCTGGTCCCGCCGGCGCCCTGGTACATCCTGCCGCTGCTGATCCCGATCGAGTTCTTCTCGACGTTCCTGGTCCGGCCGTTCTCGCTGGCCGTCCGTCTTTTCGCGAACATGTTCGCCGGCCACATGCTCCTGCTGGTCTTCACGCTCGGCGGTTTCGCGATGCTCAGCGCCAACGCCTGGCTCGCGCCGGTCTCGGTGCTGTCCTGGGCGATGACCATCGCGCTGACCTTCCTCGAGTTCCTGGTGATCTGTCTGCAGGCGTACGTCTTCACGGTGCTGACCGCCAGCTACGTGCAGGGTGCGCTCGCCGAAGAGCACTGA
- a CDS encoding F0F1 ATP synthase subunit C — MSILAEVTGSTAAIGYGLAAIGPGIGVGLVFSAYIQSTARQPESSRMTLPYVWIGFAVIEALALLGIAFGFIWAGTAA; from the coding sequence ATGAGCATCCTTGCCGAGGTAACGGGCAGCACCGCTGCTATCGGTTACGGCCTGGCCGCCATCGGCCCCGGCATCGGCGTGGGCCTGGTCTTCTCGGCCTACATCCAGTCGACCGCCCGCCAGCCGGAGTCGTCGCGGATGACCCTGCCGTACGTCTGGATCGGCTTCGCCGTGATCGAGGCGCTCGCGCTGCTGGGCATCGCCTTCGGCTTCATCTGGGCCGGCACCGCCGCCTGA
- a CDS encoding F0F1 ATP synthase subunit B, translating to MYFLAAEGGEAAHNPIIPAWEEIVVGGIAFIVLCFVLMKFVFPRMEQTFQARVDAIEGGIKRAEAAQAEANQLLEQYRAQLAEARTDAAKIRDDARADAEGIRQDILAKAREESDRIIAAGKEQLAAERATIVRELRTEVGTIAVDLASRIVGESLADEARRKGTVDRFLSGLESTGAR from the coding sequence ATGTACTTCCTCGCCGCTGAGGGTGGTGAAGCGGCCCACAACCCGATCATTCCCGCCTGGGAAGAGATCGTGGTCGGTGGCATCGCCTTCATCGTGCTCTGCTTCGTGCTGATGAAGTTCGTCTTCCCGCGCATGGAGCAGACGTTCCAGGCCCGGGTCGACGCGATCGAGGGCGGCATCAAGCGCGCCGAGGCCGCCCAGGCCGAGGCGAACCAGCTGCTCGAGCAGTACCGGGCCCAGCTCGCGGAGGCGCGTACCGACGCCGCCAAGATCCGCGACGACGCCCGGGCCGACGCCGAGGGCATCCGCCAGGACATCCTCGCCAAGGCGCGCGAGGAGTCCGACCGGATCATCGCGGCCGGCAAGGAGCAGCTCGCCGCGGAGCGGGCCACGATCGTGCGCGAGCTGCGCACCGAGGTGGGCACCATCGCGGTGGACCTGGCCAGCCGCATCGTCGGTGAGTCGCTCGCCGACGAGGCACGTCGCAAGGGCACCGTGGACCGGTTCCTGAGCGGTCTCGAGAGCACGGGGGCCCGCTGA